AGAAAATCCGCTCGTTACAGCCGGCGCAGCTGAAACTCTCTCTCGATGGACTCAAGCGATTTAAAAGCCGGCGGGTTTTATTGTACGGGATCGCGGCGATCGTCGGAGCCGCCGTTTTATTCTCCCTACGTCCGGCTCCCAATGCGAAATCGGTTTCGACATCGACCGGCACACCGTCTCCATCCGCGTCGAATGGCAAACCGCTCCGTCCGATTCGCGCGACGGATGACGAAGTTCTGAGCTGGCGGAGTAAAATTGAAGCGGCCCTTTATTTCGACGACGTCAAATCGGCCGTTTCGCTCCTGCGAAAAGTCGTCGCCGCGCGTTCGGACGATGCGCGGGCGCGCGCCCAGCTCGATCGCACCGAGGCGCGCTTGCGCCGAATGATCGCGGATTACTACGAGAGCGGCGCGCGAGAATATGAAAAGCTCTATTACGACCGCGCCGTTTCGGAATGGCGGAAGACCATGGCGCTGGCGGCGGACTTTGACCCGGAGACCTATAGAATGGCCGAGGCCAAAATTCGCGACGCGCAGGCCAAGCTTACGGAGCGTTCCCGATGAGCCAACGGGCCAAAATTGTCGTGAATCGAAAAGGGGAGCCGACCCGTACACTTCATTTTCAAGACGAAGTCATTTATTTCGGCCGGTCGAAAAAAAACGAAGTGGTTTTGCGGGACAGCGCAGTCTCCCGCCGGCACGCGAAGCTTTTCTTTCAGGGAAATCACCTGATCGTCGAAGATTTGGGCAGTTCCAACGGCACAATGATCGCCGGGAAAAGGATCGAACGAACGGTCGTAGCGCTGGGACAGTCCATCGAGATCGGGCCGTTTGTCGTAACCGTTGAAGCGCCGGACAAGATCGAATCGACCGCACCCGAGGCCACGCTGAACGAATCCACATTTCCCACAGCCTCCTCCGAGGCGGAGACTTCCGCGGCTCGCCCCTCATCGCCGACCTCCCCTGCAAATGACTTCATGGATGCCATCGATGTTCGCCCCGGACATATGCGTGTCTTGGAGCAATTTCTTGAAGCCGAAGCTACCGCCGGCGAAGAACCGACGACGCCGGAGCCGACGACCCCCGAAAAGAATTTATCCGAGATGGAATCCGCATCGCCCCGGCCGGTGGATGCCCTCGCCTTTAAGCCGGCCGCGCGCCTCGTCCGTCTCGACGGGCCCGACGCCGGAAATGAGATTCTTCTCGACCAGGATCAAGTAACGATCGGAAGTGCCGTGGATTGCGACGTCGTGATTGAACAAAAAAATGTCTCACAGGTTCACGCGACGATTCAAAAGGAAGAAGACACATTCATTCTCAAGAATCAGGAGGAATCGACCGGGACTTTCGTCGACGGCGTTCCCATTCGCGAACGGCCGTTGGAAAGTCACGACATCGTCTACGTCGGCGACGCGAAGTTTGAATTCCTGGAAGGAACGGCCCGCTCGAAAGCGCAACGCCCACGCGTAATGGAGCGATCGCCGACCTCCGTCCGTCCGGGCGCCACATTGATTTGGAGGTTGAACCGCCTTTTCTCCGATTGGCGGATCGTCGCTTTAAGCAGTGTACTACTGGGCCTGTTGATGGTCGCCGTGATTCCGAAGCCCAAGCCAGCCCCGCGAGTGTCCGCAGTGCCGGAAGCGAAATCCGAACCGCCGGAGAGCGAAGCCGCGCGCGTGGCTCGGTTTAATGTCTCCCGCGCTTCCGAACTCCTGAAAAAGAAAAAATACGAAGATGCCGAGGCGCGCCTTCGTCTGGTCCTCGATAAGATTTCTCCCAACGACCCCGAGGCGATTCGATTGCTCGATGAACTGGAAGCTGCACGCGCCGATGAAAAGCGAGCCGAGGAAAATCGAAAACGAACGGTCGTCGAACAGGCCAAGAAAATTCAAAACATCCTGGCCGAGGGGGACAAACTTCGAGCAGCCCGTAAATCTGCCGAGGCCCGTCGCGTATACGAACAAGCTCTCATGATTGATTCCGACAGCCGACAGGCCCGCGCCTCGATCGAGGAACTGAACGATCAAGAAGAATCGGCCAAGCGGGAACGTTTGGCCCGAAAGAAAACCAACGAACAACTGAAATCTCTCTACAACCAGGGCGTCATGAAATTCGAAGCCGGCGACTACGGCGGGGCGGAACAACTACTGCGCGAGGTCGCCAGCAAGAAGGGACACACGTATCAGGCCTCCGCCAAAAAACTGCTGGACGAAATTCGCCGCCGAGCCGACAAAAAGATTCAGGATCAGGTGAAAGAAGCCAAGCTCCTCGTGGATGCCGGGGAGCTCTTGCGCGCCCATTCCGAGCTCCAAAAAATCACCAAACAGTTTCCACGCAAGCAAGACGCCGCTCGGCTGCTCGACCAAGTCGAAGGCGCGATGCTTGCGCGGGCCAAACAGCTCTTTCACGAAGGAATTGCTTATCAAGAACTGTTAGAGGACCCCTCCGCTGCTGTGGAAAAGTATCAGGAAGTCCTTCGATACAGTCCCGATCCCGGGAACGAACTCAATCGAAAAGCGCTCCAAAGGATCCACGAACTGGAGGCTTCCGGGGCGGCCAAGAGTTCGCCGAACTGAGTGCATCCCTCGGCACTGCTCAATTGCTGCACAATCTGCCACGCACCTAATTTCGAGTGTTTGTATATTAAGTATGTGTATTTATTAACTTATTTATAAACAGCCTGTCGGGGCCTGTGGCGTATCCCTTGCTCTTATCTCCCTACGTATGTGCCGACAGAGCGTTCATCTTCGACGTAACCCTCTAGGGCAAGTGGCCCTGGAATACGCGCTCGTCCTGATCGTATTTGCAGCTGTGATCGGGAAGATCTGGATCTTTTATGAGGGTTTTGTCGGCGAAAGCCTCTACGGCCGGGGGGATGAGGTGCTCGGCCTCGAACGGGTCGTGTCCCTTCCATTCCCGTAAATCTAAACCTCAAGGAGGAAGAACTATGTTTCGCAACTATCGGAAACTTCTGGGCACGCGGAATCGCGGGCAGACCGCTCTCGAGTACGCGTTGGTCGTCGGCGTCATCGCCGTCGGCGTCATTTACGTCGCGCAAAAGGTCTTCGTCGGAAACGGCCAGGAACCGAGCGCAGCGGAAAAGGTAATGCAGGCTGCCGTTGACCAGGCCCAGAACGCCGTCACCGGCAAGTAAAAGCGAATTTGAAGTTCGAGGTGCACAAAGCAGTTCGTTCCGTCGGGGGGTTCCTCCTTCCCCCGCGGCGGAAATCTGACGCGCGATGGAGGACATGAGCCATGTTTCAATATTCTCCCAGAATGCGCCGCGCTCAGAGCGGCGCCGCAACATTGGAAGTCGGGATGTTGGTCCCGATCCTTTTCCTTTTGTTTCTCGGTCTCGTGCAGATCGTCATCTACCTGCAATCGAAGACCGCCACACAATATGCGGCTTTCACGGCCGCTCGTGCGTACCAGGTATACGGCGACCGGACGCTTAAGAGCGTCGATTACCCGCACGTAAGAGAAGCTCCGTACACCAACGACGGTCAAACCATCGCCGAAGCGGCGGCCGAGAAAGTCATCTTTGAGAGCCTGATGTGGGAACACCAGAACATCGACGTCGCGGCCGGATCTAAAAAAGGCGGAGAACCCAGTCTCGACCGATACTACCGCGACGGGAACGATCTTCTTAAAGACGGAGTCAGCACCGTAGGAAGCGAAGGGATCGTCCGCGTAAATCTTCGAACCGGCCTCGGCGCGCAGGTGCTTTATTGTCTTCCCATCGTATTTCCGGGCACGGAAATTTTCGCCGGTCTGGCGAAGAAAAAATACCCCTGCACGGTCTCTCGATTCGGCCGGCATTACAGCGGCATCGCGATTGAAGAAGAGGCCCTCTTCGGCCGGGAGCCACAAGGATGAGAAAACCCAAAGGACAGGTGGCCCTCGGTCTCGCGTTTTCGTTCACGGCGGTGCTGGCCGTGTTCGGTCTGGTCTTCAATTCGTCCTTGATCACGCGGGAGAAAATGCAACTTCAACAGACGACCGACTTCGCGGCTCTCGTAGCGGCGGATGTTCAACGGCACAATTTGAACCGGATTCGGGATTACAACGAAGGGATTGAAACGGCGTTCGAGGTTCTTCAATCGATCACGATGGCCCCAATTCCAATGTGTGCATTGAAGTTCATCAGAGGTGGCACAACGTACGTCGGGCTTCTCAGAGACACAGCCCCTTATACCGCTCTATCCACAGCCGACGTCTCTGACTTAACGAAAAAAGCGAGCGAGGCCGCGAGCGAAGAACTGCGGAAAAGCGGGGAAAAGGCCCTTGAACAAGGGGACAAGGCTACGGAGTCGGTTTGCAGCCCGCTTTGCCATCCGGTCGATGCGTTTTACCGAAATCTGGCAATTAGGACATATTCAGCGATTCGGATGGACTATGCGGCGAAGATCATGACGATTCTCCAAGATGCCAACAAGAATGCCTTTGAATACGCAATGTCGACGTATCTCCTCCCCGACAATCTCCCGATCGGCCTACGTGTTTATCTCGAAGAACGACTAGGGCGCAGATTGACGCCGGAATTACTCCGATCCGAATATGAAAAAGGTTCGCTCAAGGACAAATTTCAACTCGTCCAAGCAAGTTCCGATACGCCTCTGTTTTTGGCCGAAGATGAAATGCGACAACTCATCTACTGGCAATTTCGATACGATGGAATTCCCCCAAATATGCCGGATTCTGCTGGGAAGTGCTGGCAACCAACGTTCTATTATCCAATTCCGACCCTCACGATGGCGAAAGTCTCGCGCGGAAGCGGCTACACAACGTCATTTGTAGCGGGCGCCTCGTACACGCCTCCCGACTGGGAAGATGTGTTTCAAAAATTTCGAATTTACCTTACGGATCCCGCAAACAAGGACCCAAACAAACTGATCCGCTCACTAAGAGAAGACGAACGTCTGTTCAGCGAACGGCATGGCATGCACACATTGGCCCTTGCAAAACCGTACGGCGGCAAGTTCCCTGTCTCGGGAAACGTCCTCAATCCGCTGGATCACGGCGATCTCGGTGCGAAGTTCGAGGGCGCGAAGCTGATCGGAATTAACGATCGTGACGAGCTGGGTGGCTTTGACATGGGGTTCACGTATCAAAAGGAATTTCTCCACTGAGGCGCGCGTGATGGATGCACGAAACAAAAAATGCGGTCAGGCGACGCTCGAACTGGCGCTGTTGCTGCCGATCCTTTTCTTTCTTCTTTATTGGGTCATCAGCGGTTTTAAAGTGAATCACGACAGCGGGGACCGCTCGATCCGCAGACATGCCGAGGCGCTCAAAAAATTCGACCATGGGAATAACATGGACGCGATCAACATCGATGGCGTGGACCTCGTCCCGGGACGTTACAGCGAAATCATTCCCGACGGCGGCTCGTTCAACATTGGAAATTTTGTCAAAGATCTCGGCCTCGGCGTCGGAACGGAATTGGGTCTCAATGCCCTATTCAGCAACGTTGCGTTCTTCGGCGGTTACAAATGGTACGGGGCCGCCAGCCGTGAATTCCTCCGAAGCACAGCGACCCAATATGTCTCTGCGGGTGAAGTGAACTGGAAAACATCGGCCTTTGCGGGTGCCACGGGTGCCTTGACGAGCGGGCAAGCAAAAGAGGCGTTCACGGGAGTCAAATCAATGCCGGCCGGTTTCATCGGACCCCTTGAAAAAAATACGGGGGTACAAGAGTTCTGGGGATCCGCATCGCGGACAGGGTTGATAGCTTTCACAAACTCACAGGGTGATCTCAAGCAAATTGTCCCCGGCGCCGTCGGCGGAATGCTTTCGTCAAATTCAGCACAATCTTTCGGCGTGATTAACGGCAACGACATTCTCCATGGCGCGGCCAAAGGAGCCATTACCAGTGCCGTCGCGGGTGTTTTCAGCGGGAATTTTGACCTAAAAAAGGTTGGGATATCCACGGCGACAAGCGCCTTTACTACGAAATCGATGGCGAAAATATTTACAAACGATTCGTACACAGGTGACGCACGTACTTCCGCAAGCTTCGGAGCAGCAAATGCGATGTTTGCCACGTTAATAAATGGCGGGGACGCAAAGAGCGCTCTTTATGCCGGAGCCGCCGGCGCATTCTTCAGCCGCCAAACGATGGGTTGGGTAGATGGCAAAGATAATGAGGACCATAAATGGATCGATTCGCTCCAGCAAACGGGCGCCGGCATAGGTTTCAACGCCGCGATGGATTTGACCAAAGGCGCAGGCCTGAGCGCCATCGGCGACGGCTTTTACAACTCTCTTCTCGGCAGTGGCCAGAGTTACGCGACGAAAGCGATGTTGAACCAGATGCCTCCTTCGCTTCGTTACAGCCTAAGCGGCGCGGCGTCGGCGTACCAGGTGTACGACTATCTTCGAAACCCAGGATCGGCCAAGCAATTGGCACAGGAGATTAGTTCGCAGGCGCAGGTTCAGGCGCTCAGTGCCATCAACCCTCCGGTGGGGTCCTAAAATGAAACGAGCGCTCACATTCTTCCTCGCAATCCTGAACGCTTGCGTGCTCGGCCCGTTGCAGTCCCATGCTGACGAAGATACTGCCGTTCCGAACGGCACCATTGTCCATTACTCCGAAGTTCGCTCCGACGCGAGCGACTTAAAGCCCTTACACAGTTTTATCGAAGCTTTGATTCAAAGGAAATTGGCTCAAGACACGGCGGTACTTCTTGAATTGAAGGGATTCAGAACGGATCAAATCGAGGAAATTCTCCGGAGTACTGAATTCAAAAATTTCGCTCAACGCGTCATCGAAGATTCGGCCACGCAACATTCGGTCGATTTCGTCGTCCTTCGCTGGACGGACGCAGAACAAATGAAAATCCGAAGGTCCAGCTTAGAAACGGACCGACGAGACACGGCGGCGATGGAAGACCAGCTCCAGTTACAACAGGCCCTTCGTCAGAAGCGCCTTAATCGTGAAGTCCCTCCACGCAAACCGGAGTTGGACGGGTGGTCACGGCTAATCGAACAATCAAAGGACTATTTGTTCCGGTGAGGCTATTGAACTTTATGCCATGTTTTTATATACTTATGTTTGACCGCCGCACCATCTTTCGATTTTCCGTTCAATTTAGTTACGGAGGAATTCAGTGAAGAACCGCCGTGCGCTCATTTTCTCCCTCGTCTGTGGTCTGGCCGCAGTCCTGTTGACCAGCTACTACGTCTCCCGCAAGGAAAACTATTACTCCGCCCGCTTTGAAGAGATTCCGGTCGTCATCGCGACGAAGGACATCATGCGCTACCAGGTCATCGATGAAACGATGCTGGGGGTTCGAACCGTTCCCAAGCCGTTCGTTCAGCCTCTCGCCGTCACGATCAAGGATCGAGAACGTCTGATCGGTTACGTCGCGGACGCCACGATTAAAGAGGGGGAACAGATTACGGAAACGAAGGTCGCCCGCCCCGGTGAAAGTCGGATTTCGATTACGATCCCCAAATCGGATCGCGCCTGCACGGTCGCCGTCAACGAAATCAGCGGCGTGGCAGGCTTGGTCCGACCGGGGGATCACGTGGATGTCATGGGGACCTTTCGGACGGTGGACGACAAGACACGCGTCGCCAAGCAAGCCGAGACGGTGACGGTGTTTCAAAACATTCCCGTTCTGGCGGTCGGACGGAATTACGCATTCGAGACATCCATGGGCGCTCAAAAGGGGAAAGGAATCCTCCCGGATTCTCCCGGCGGCGGGGCCGGCTTTTCGAACGTGACGCTCTCGATGACGCCCCGGCAGTGCATGGATCTCACGCTCGCCCAGACGGTCGGGACCCTCTCCCTCTCC
This Bdellovibrionota bacterium DNA region includes the following protein-coding sequences:
- a CDS encoding FHA domain-containing protein, encoding MIDTRGQWLLTGIGAPVRGREFVLLGDEIRIGRTPENDIVLPYKSVSRHHACIQRRQDGYWIRDMGSKNGTFLNDRPVEEALLKKSDVLRVGDSSFRVGREESAEASAPTPDLSSILEKIRSLQPAQLKLSLDGLKRFKSRRVLLYGIAAIVGAAVLFSLRPAPNAKSVSTSTGTPSPSASNGKPLRPIRATDDEVLSWRSKIEAALYFDDVKSAVSLLRKVVAARSDDARARAQLDRTEARLRRMIADYYESGAREYEKLYYDRAVSEWRKTMALAADFDPETYRMAEAKIRDAQAKLTERSR
- a CDS encoding FHA domain-containing protein, with product MSQRAKIVVNRKGEPTRTLHFQDEVIYFGRSKKNEVVLRDSAVSRRHAKLFFQGNHLIVEDLGSSNGTMIAGKRIERTVVALGQSIEIGPFVVTVEAPDKIESTAPEATLNESTFPTASSEAETSAARPSSPTSPANDFMDAIDVRPGHMRVLEQFLEAEATAGEEPTTPEPTTPEKNLSEMESASPRPVDALAFKPAARLVRLDGPDAGNEILLDQDQVTIGSAVDCDVVIEQKNVSQVHATIQKEEDTFILKNQEESTGTFVDGVPIRERPLESHDIVYVGDAKFEFLEGTARSKAQRPRVMERSPTSVRPGATLIWRLNRLFSDWRIVALSSVLLGLLMVAVIPKPKPAPRVSAVPEAKSEPPESEAARVARFNVSRASELLKKKKYEDAEARLRLVLDKISPNDPEAIRLLDELEAARADEKRAEENRKRTVVEQAKKIQNILAEGDKLRAARKSAEARRVYEQALMIDSDSRQARASIEELNDQEESAKRERLARKKTNEQLKSLYNQGVMKFEAGDYGGAEQLLREVASKKGHTYQASAKKLLDEIRRRADKKIQDQVKEAKLLVDAGELLRAHSELQKITKQFPRKQDAARLLDQVEGAMLARAKQLFHEGIAYQELLEDPSAAVEKYQEVLRYSPDPGNELNRKALQRIHELEASGAAKSSPN
- a CDS encoding TadE family protein, which encodes MFQYSPRMRRAQSGAATLEVGMLVPILFLLFLGLVQIVIYLQSKTATQYAAFTAARAYQVYGDRTLKSVDYPHVREAPYTNDGQTIAEAAAEKVIFESLMWEHQNIDVAAGSKKGGEPSLDRYYRDGNDLLKDGVSTVGSEGIVRVNLRTGLGAQVLYCLPIVFPGTEIFAGLAKKKYPCTVSRFGRHYSGIAIEEEALFGREPQG
- a CDS encoding Tad domain-containing protein, with protein sequence MRKPKGQVALGLAFSFTAVLAVFGLVFNSSLITREKMQLQQTTDFAALVAADVQRHNLNRIRDYNEGIETAFEVLQSITMAPIPMCALKFIRGGTTYVGLLRDTAPYTALSTADVSDLTKKASEAASEELRKSGEKALEQGDKATESVCSPLCHPVDAFYRNLAIRTYSAIRMDYAAKIMTILQDANKNAFEYAMSTYLLPDNLPIGLRVYLEERLGRRLTPELLRSEYEKGSLKDKFQLVQASSDTPLFLAEDEMRQLIYWQFRYDGIPPNMPDSAGKCWQPTFYYPIPTLTMAKVSRGSGYTTSFVAGASYTPPDWEDVFQKFRIYLTDPANKDPNKLIRSLREDERLFSERHGMHTLALAKPYGGKFPVSGNVLNPLDHGDLGAKFEGAKLIGINDRDELGGFDMGFTYQKEFLH
- the cpaB gene encoding Flp pilus assembly protein CpaB; the encoded protein is MKNRRALIFSLVCGLAAVLLTSYYVSRKENYYSARFEEIPVVIATKDIMRYQVIDETMLGVRTVPKPFVQPLAVTIKDRERLIGYVADATIKEGEQITETKVARPGESRISITIPKSDRACTVAVNEISGVAGLVRPGDHVDVMGTFRTVDDKTRVAKQAETVTVFQNIPVLAVGRNYAFETSMGAQKGKGILPDSPGGGAGFSNVTLSMTPRQCMDLTLAQTVGTLSLSLRSYMNRFGGETIQALHDQPSTPSSATGIQQPLEMTARPKWLELRGEQSLMVP